ATCCATGATAATTGTATACGGATTGTTGAATCTCCCCCGAAAAGGGGGTATTTTTATACCAGGTGTTTAAAATAAAGAGGATGTTATGAACAAAGTTGTTACTACGGTGGGCCTTGTTGGCCTTTTCGCCTGTGCACTTTCATTTGCGCAGAGCGGCCCAAACGACGAATGGAATGGCAAGCCGCGTGTTTTCGGGGTGAACGTGCTTACTCCGCACGTGACTTCGATGCCTTACACGACTGTTGAAGAGGCGGTGAAGGGAGACCGCCATGCGTCTGAATGGTACCAGACACTTTCGGGCAAGTGGAAATTCTTCCATGTCGAAAAGCCGGGCCAGCGCAACAACGATTTCTACAAAGACAACTACGACGTTTCCGGCTGGGACGAAATCCCGGTGCCGTCTTCTTGGCAGTTGCTCGGTTACGACCATCCGATTTACACGAACGTTGTTTACCCGTGGGCGCAGAACAACAGGGTTTCTGCTCCGGGCGCTCCGACTGATTTTAACCCGGTGGGCCATTACCGCCGCACGTTTACCGTTCCCGAAAAGTGGGCCGGCAAGCGCATCCGCCTGCATTTCGAAGGCGTTGAATCCGCTTACTACGTCTGGGTGAACGGCAACTACGTGGGATATTCCGAAGACTCCTTCACGGGTCACGAGTTCGACATCAACAAGTACCTGCGCAAGGGCGAGAACAACATCTCCGTGCAGGTGTTCCGCTGGTGTGACGGTTCTTGGCTCGAAGACCAGGACTTCATCCGCCTTTCGGGCATTATGCGTGACGTGTACATTTACGCTGTCCCCGAAGTCCACATTCAGGATTTCCAGATTGACGCGACGCTCACGAATAACTATACCGACGGTCTCCTGAAGACTACCGCGTGGATATACAACTCTACCTCGAGTGCTTCCGGCGACTACACTGTGGAACTCTCGCTCTACAACGACAAGGGGACTGAAGTGATTGCCCCGAGCGCGCAGAGGGTTTCGGGCATCAGCGCGGGTGGCGAGAAAAGCGTGCATTTTGAACTCCCGCTTACCAAACCGGATCGCTGGTCTGCCGAAACGCCGAACCTCTACTCCGCAGTGCTTGTTATCAAGGACGGCAGCGGCAAGGTAATCCAGGTCGAAAGCAACAAGATCGGTTTCCGCAAGGTTGAAATCAAGAAGGAAAACGGTGCGCCGCGCCTGCTGGTGAATGGCATGCCGGTCAAATTCCACGGCGTGAACCGTCACGAGCTCGACCCGGATAACGGTCGTGCGGTGAACTATGACCGCATGGAACAGGACATCATCCTGATGAAGAAGTTCAATATCAATGCGCTCCGTACGTCGCACTACCCGAATAATCCGTATATGTACGAACTTTGCGACAAGTACGGCATTTACGTGATTGACGAGGCGAATGTGGAAAGCCACGGTGCCAATAATGAACTTCCGAAGAATAGCGATGACTGGCGCGCTCCGGCGGTGGATCGCCTGACCACCATGGTGCAGCGCGACAAGAACCACCCCTCCATTATCCTTTGGTCGCTCGGCAACGAAGCCGGTAACGGAAACGTCTTTGCTTCCGAACGCGAACGCGCCCACCAGATTGACTCCACCCGCTACGTGCATTACGAAGGCGACAACAACAACGCCGACGTGATGAGCCAGATGTACTGGGGCTACGACTACATCAACGGTTACAACGATGCCAACAAGCCCGTGATGCTCTGCGAATATGAACACGCCATGGGTAACTCCGTGGGCGACCTGCAGGAATACATGGACGCCTTCTACCGTAACCCGCGCGCCTTCGGCGGCTTCATCTGGGACTTCATCGACCAGGGCCTGCACCACAAGGGTACTCCGTACTGGGAATTCGGTGGCATGTGGGGCGACTGGCAGAACGATGACAACTTCTGCGCGAACGGCCTCGTGTTCCCCGACCGAGCCATCCAGCCGGAAATGTGGGAAGTCAAGTATCAGTATAGCCAGCTGCGCGTGAAGAATGTAGATGCGGCAAAGGGCAAGATTGAAATCGAGAGCCGTTATCTGTTCAAGAATCTCGGCGACTTCCTCGATGCCTTCTGGGAAATCCGCGAAAACGGCAAGGTAATCAAGAGCGGCAAGCTGGATGGTTCGCAGATGAATATCGGCCCCCTCCAGAAAAAGGAAGTTACCATCGACATGCCGAAAATCGAGACGACGATTGGTGCCGAATACCACTTGGATATCGATTTCCGCCTGAAGAAGGATGAACTTTGGGCGAAGGCGGGCCACAGCGTGGGTCACGAACAGTTCGGTATCGATTTGGGCCAGCTCTGGTCTACCGAAGTGGATGTCAGCACCATGGAAGGTGCCAGGGTTTCCCGTGTCAGCGGCGTTGTCATCGAAGGTACAGACTTCAAGATTACTTTCGACGAAAGGAACGGTACGCTTGCGAGCTACGTGCTTGATGGTGATACCATCATCAAGAACGGTGGTATTCCGAACTTCTGGCGCGCTCCGACCGATAACGACAAGGGCTTCAACATG
This window of the Fibrobacter sp. genome carries:
- a CDS encoding glycoside hydrolase family 2 TIM barrel-domain containing protein, encoding MNKVVTTVGLVGLFACALSFAQSGPNDEWNGKPRVFGVNVLTPHVTSMPYTTVEEAVKGDRHASEWYQTLSGKWKFFHVEKPGQRNNDFYKDNYDVSGWDEIPVPSSWQLLGYDHPIYTNVVYPWAQNNRVSAPGAPTDFNPVGHYRRTFTVPEKWAGKRIRLHFEGVESAYYVWVNGNYVGYSEDSFTGHEFDINKYLRKGENNISVQVFRWCDGSWLEDQDFIRLSGIMRDVYIYAVPEVHIQDFQIDATLTNNYTDGLLKTTAWIYNSTSSASGDYTVELSLYNDKGTEVIAPSAQRVSGISAGGEKSVHFELPLTKPDRWSAETPNLYSAVLVIKDGSGKVIQVESNKIGFRKVEIKKENGAPRLLVNGMPVKFHGVNRHELDPDNGRAVNYDRMEQDIILMKKFNINALRTSHYPNNPYMYELCDKYGIYVIDEANVESHGANNELPKNSDDWRAPAVDRLTTMVQRDKNHPSIILWSLGNEAGNGNVFASERERAHQIDSTRYVHYEGDNNNADVMSQMYWGYDYINGYNDANKPVMLCEYEHAMGNSVGDLQEYMDAFYRNPRAFGGFIWDFIDQGLHHKGTPYWEFGGMWGDWQNDDNFCANGLVFPDRAIQPEMWEVKYQYSQLRVKNVDAAKGKIEIESRYLFKNLGDFLDAFWEIRENGKVIKSGKLDGSQMNIGPLQKKEVTIDMPKIETTIGAEYHLDIDFRLKKDELWAKAGHSVGHEQFGIDLGQLWSTEVDVSTMEGARVSRVSGVVIEGTDFKITFDERNGTLASYVLDGDTIIKNGGIPNFWRAPTDNDKGFNMERGHGEWRSASKKRNVTSEVKEVSAQETQVTFNFSFPDVGSSKMKLTYYVYGSGDIVVDYTFNPDGSKSYVPNVGTLFTVPEGYEKVRWFGRGPDENYMGRNRGSFMGLYSTLADSMTVKYMEIGETGQRTDVKWATLTNKDGKGLMIVGNPRMEFSAQHYTPEQLTDVKLPWELKRDKDITLRVDLHQMGLGGINSWGAEPLDAYLLKANREYSHKFRIAPVRKQLNDPTEYSLLGFKNFGWNDLPPAPYGQKEINEIYENQPDTDVTLPVKETLPLVFRIPEMGSDYSVFDMQGRFVAKFITQGVEDLHMLTKRNVKHAGTYLVRSKAGRTFRISVK